Proteins co-encoded in one Medicago truncatula cultivar Jemalong A17 chromosome 8, MtrunA17r5.0-ANR, whole genome shotgun sequence genomic window:
- the LOC120577482 gene encoding protein FAR1-RELATED SEQUENCE 11-like, which translates to MSSEGRNDAIDGSLEYEDDEIIDSLTTVPEPQHGPLPQANHIDDGVLYEGKSEDNPLGVYKREFVCHRAGTISADKDNEVEGKRKRKSSRCSCGAKLLVNITTINSEKKWVVKYFNNNHNHELLYDKDVKFLPAYRSIPTIDQDRILLLSKAGCSVSLIIRVLELEKNVDAGNLPFLDKDIRNFIESQSGIGKEFDASNVLKLCKSLKDTDNAFEYEFPIDENNKLEHIIWAFGDSVRAYEAFGDVIVFDTTYRINRYDMPLGILVGVDNHGNSIFFGCVLLKNEKIPSFTWAIKTFLSFVKGKYPQTILTDQDLAMKEAIAMELPNTKHAFCIWHILAKLPTWFSLPLGSRYDDFKDEFYRLYHLECEDDFEREWKLMVERFCLSKDNHINLLYSLRQFWALAYLKDFFFAGMTTTGRSESINSYIKRFLGANTSLTDIINQVGVAVNIRNQAGEEARMRQKYHNPRIRTCFPILEHAASILTPYSFKLIQHEIELSTKYAATETNNSVFIVRHHTKSDGGRFVT; encoded by the exons ATGTCATCGGAGGGAAGAAATGACGCCATTGATGGGTCCTTGgaatatgaagatgatgaaataaTAGATTCTCTGACCACTGTACCAGAGCCACAACATGGACCTTTACCTCAAGCCAATCACATTGATGACGGTGTTCTTTATGAAGGAAAG TCGGAAGATAATCCATTAGGTGTTTATAAAAGAGAGTTTGTTTGTCATCGTGCTGGTACTATTAGCGCAGACAAAGATAATGAAGTGGAAGGTAAAAGGAAACGGAAGTCGTCAAGATGTAGTTGTGGTGCTAAATTGTTGGTGAATATAACAACAATTAACTCTGAGAAAAAATGGGTggtgaaatattttaataataatcataaccATGAGTTATTATATGATAAAGACGTTAAATTTCTTCCTGCTTATCGAAGTATTCCAACTATTGATCAAGATCGTATTCTTTTGTTGTCAAAAGCTGGTTGTTCTGTTAGTTTGATAATTAGAGTGCTTGAGTTAGAGAAAAACGTAGATGCAGGAAATCTTCCATTTTTGGATAAAGACATTAGAAATTTCATTGAATCTCAAAGTGGTATTGGTAAAGAATTTGATGCTTCAAATGTTCTCAAATTATGTAAAAGTCTTAAAGATACAGATAATGCATTTGAGTATGAATTTCCAATCGATGAAAATAACAAATTGGAGCATATTATTTGGGCATTTGGTGATTCAGTTCGAGCATATGAAGCCTTTGGAGATGTGATTGTTTTTGATACCACTTATCGAATAAATCGTTACGACATGCCGCTTGGAATTTTGGTTGGGGTCGATAATCATGGCAATTCCATTTTCTTTGGTTGTGTTCTATTGAAAAATGAGAAGATTCCTTCTTTTACATGGGCTATAAAG aCTTTTCTTAGTTTTGTCAAAGGAAAATATCCACAAACAATTCTTACAGATCAAGATCTTGCAATGAAAGAAGCTATTGCAATGGAATTACCAAACACAAAACATGCATTTTGCATATGGCATATCCTGGCAAAGTTACCAACTTGGTTTTCTCTTCCATTAGGGTCGAGATACGATGATTTTAAAGATGAGTTTTATCGATTATACCATTTAGAATGTGAAGATGATTTTGAGAGGGAATGGAAATTGATGGTTGAACGGTTTTGTCTTAGCAAGGATAACCATATTAACTTGCTCTATTCGCTTCGTCAATTTTGGGCACTAGCTTATTTGAAGGACTTCTTTTTTGCTGGAATGACTACAACTGGACGTTCAGAATCtataaattcatatataaaaagattcTTGGGAGCCAATACAAGTCTGACTGATATCATAAATCAA GTTGGGGTTGCTGTTAACATTAGAAATCAAGCTGGAGAAGAAGCAAGAATGCGTCAAAAGTACCACAATCCTCGTATTAGAACGTGTTTTCCTATTTTGGAACATGCTGCATCTATTCTTACACCTTATTCCTTTAAGTTGATTCAACATGAGATTGAGTTGTCTACAAAATATGCGGCAACTGAAACTAATAATAGTGTATTTATTGTGCGACATCATACCAAAAGTGACGGAGGCCGCTTTGTAACTTGA
- the LOC120577359 gene encoding uncharacterized protein, giving the protein MINNNGGSLVKFRSLIQCLEIESLKTKLREQAATRELEKAIQVIKAMPEIQEKLVGVDSTVPDNDELNVENPLPSKTKGPPKGSRLKGGVEIAKKPCHCHVPNCGGTDHDSRNCPNKKKNIEALPSQSPNKRMKGWRKSS; this is encoded by the exons ATGATTAACAACAATGGTGGCTCCCTTGTTAAGTTTAGGTCCTTAATTCAATGTCTAGAAATTGAATCCTTGAAGACAAAATTACGAGAACAAGCTGCAACTAGAGAGTTAGAGAAAGCCATTCAAGTGATTAAAGCCATGCCTGAAATCCAAGAAAAGTTGGTGGGTGTTGATTCTACGGTTCCAGATAATGATGAGTTGAATGTTGAAAATCCTTTaccttcaaaaacaaaaggtCCACCAAAAGGATCAAGGCTAAAAGGAGGAGTTGAAATTGCAAAGAAGCCTTGTCATTGTCATGTTCCAAATTGCGGTGGAACTGATCATGACTCGAGGAATTgtccaaataaaaagaaaaatattgaagcATTACCTTCTCAATCTCCTaataa GAGGATGAAGGGTTGGAGAAAATCATCTTAA